TACGTACTGAGACGTTTCAAGAGCTTCTTGACTAGTAATTGAGCCATGAACAGCATAATCGGCGATTTGTTCTAATATCTGATCTGTCGTCGGTACTTTCACTTCTGTCACTTTCATCTCCACCTTTTTCTATTATGTAATATTGCCTTAAAAAAGCAGGGACGGGCTTGCGCTTAAGGGTGCAAGCCGCGAGGTCCATTATAAAGCACTCGAGGTCTGAATAATTTATTGTTCCCATATTGTTCAGCTACGTGAGCGCATAATCCTATGGTTCTAGCAGCAAAGAAGACCGGGGTGTATAAATCGATGGGAATGCCTAATAGGTAGTACACAGGAGCGGCATAATAATCCAAATTCGGATATAAACCTTTTTCTTCTTTCATCAGTTGTTCTCCTGCCTCACACATTTCATAAAGATCTCCCCGTTGTTTGTCATCGGACAGACACTTTAACGCTTTTTTCATAAGAGTTGCCCTGGGATCCATTTTCTTCATATACACGCGATGGCCAAAGCCCATAATTTTTTCTTTGTTTTTAAGCTTTTGGTGGAGGAGGTGGCGGAATCCATCAGTCGTTTTCGCCTCGAGCAGCATGTGCATGACAGCTTCATTTGCCCCACCATGAAGGTTTCCCTTTAATGAAGCTGCTGCTCCTGTAAGGGCTCCATAAAGATCTGAGTTTGTAGAGGCGATCACTCTTGCGGTGAATGTAGAGTTCGGCATTTCATGTTCACTGTACATCATTAATGATTGATCAAAAAAATCTGCATCCGTCGGTGTAGGCATTTGACCGGTGATCATGTACAGAAAATTTGTACTGAATGGGAGTTCTTGTTTAGGGTCTACAGCTGGTTCATCATGAAGAATGTGATAGCTGTTTGCTACGACGTTGGGGATTTTTGCTAACAGACGGACGGCGGTTTGGCTAATTTCCTCTTCTTTTCGCGCTTCTAATTGCTTATCGTAGCCTGCAAGGGCAGAAATACCAGTTCGTAGTGCATCCATCGGGTGAGTTTCTTTCGGCAGCTGTTTAAACAACTGGAAGAAACCATCTGGTAGATCATATTCCGTTCTTAATGCCATCTCCAATGAAGAGCGTTCGCTGTTAGAAGGAAGTTCACCTCGTAATAACAGCTGAACGAGATCGAGATACTGCGTTTTTTCGGCAAGCTCAATTAGTTCATATCCACGTATAACGATTTCTTCAGCGTCCACATCCAAATAAGAAAGCTTTGTTACGGCTGCGACCACTCCATCTAGTCCGGGTTTATAGACCGTTTGCTCAGGCATAAGGACCCTCCTTTTATAGTAAACGCTTTCAAAAAATTAAATTGCCGGGGGCTTTCCGGCCAATTCTTCAAAGACAAGGGCGTAGGCTGTTTCTAAATTTTTCAGCTCATGATCACGGTTTTCTAGTTCCGTGATTTCTTGTTTCCATTGGTCATAAGTTTCTCTGAGGGAGCAGGATCCAGAAGAAAACAGGTGATTCATAACACATGAGCTTAGTCGGTTTACGTAGTACTCGGTTGATTTCGTCAAAAGAACACCTCTAGTCGAAATAGAAATAAGGCAATAAAAAAACAACTTCCTGAGAAAGTTGTTAAGTTGCGTTCGTTCATCTGGATAGAGCAGGGCATAAGGAAACAGACCTTGCCATACTCTTACCACTCGCACTTAACACCTCCTATCCTCGTAGGTTTAGATGTTCGCTGAAACAGGCAGGTCTCCTGGCTTAATGATCATCACTCCCTGGAACCTTCCCAATCTATGAAACAAGCTTAGATCAGTGGATTTTCCAGTTCGCTCCCATATACAGTTGCGGGACAGCATCGGATTTTCACCGATTTCCCTATTAAGCAAATAAACTTTAAGCTTATCTGCACCTGAATCTGAAACGTATTCAGTTTTACTTCTTCAATATATCAAATGTTTTGAAAGTAAACAATGATTTCTCGAATCATGAAAGGGGTATTAAATCTGATCCATGGAGGGAAGGGCGTCGTGAACGGCTTACTTGAGCATGACCAGTGTAACAAGGGCCTTGGAGTGTATAATGAAAAGTTCTGTGGAAAACAGAGAACAAGGATTATCCTTGGAAAGGAAAAACTTTGCTGAGCTTTTCTCTACTATCGATGCAAAGGAAGGTATTAACGCCTTTATTGATAAGCGGAAACCTGAGTTCATTCACTCGTAGGAGGGGTTATATGTATTATCAAGTATTATTCTCGCAGCAGGAAAATGGGGTAGCATCCATTACGTTAAAC
This Halobacillus salinarum DNA region includes the following protein-coding sequences:
- the mmgD gene encoding citrate synthase gives rise to the protein MPEQTVYKPGLDGVVAAVTKLSYLDVDAEEIVIRGYELIELAEKTQYLDLVQLLLRGELPSNSERSSLEMALRTEYDLPDGFFQLFKQLPKETHPMDALRTGISALAGYDKQLEARKEEEISQTAVRLLAKIPNVVANSYHILHDEPAVDPKQELPFSTNFLYMITGQMPTPTDADFFDQSLMMYSEHEMPNSTFTARVIASTNSDLYGALTGAAASLKGNLHGGANEAVMHMLLEAKTTDGFRHLLHQKLKNKEKIMGFGHRVYMKKMDPRATLMKKALKCLSDDKQRGDLYEMCEAGEQLMKEEKGLYPNLDYYAAPVYYLLGIPIDLYTPVFFAARTIGLCAHVAEQYGNNKLFRPRVLYNGPRGLHP